A single genomic interval of Saccharothrix saharensis harbors:
- a CDS encoding ThuA domain-containing protein, translating into MRHRFARLLSILGCALVVMGLAAAPAPAHPEGFHVLLFSKTASGAYRHDSIPAGITMFEQLAAQNEWELTKSEDSSIFNDAALATFDVVVMLQTSGMVWDNDAQRAAAQKYMRGGGGFVAIHNATDMNVEQQFPWWDQMLGATMTQHSATVTGTAKVADRKHPSGTALPDRWTRTEEWYNFTRSVRGNAHVLVTADETTYDPGSSRMGYDHPISWCRNFEGGRLWATAMGHQASSYSEPLFREHVKGGVESAGGKVQADCGPTVWSSFEKVALDDNTVGPAELDVAKDGRVFYAEYGGKVKVYKPDTRTTVTAATLSVYTGGEDGLTGLALDPNFATTKWIYLMYSPAGGGEDIARVSRFTVNGDALDLSSERVLMKVPSSRQAPEPGHTGGYIAFGPNGNLYIGTGDDVQPHRSDGYAPIDERPGWASNDVQATAANTNDLRGKILRIHPEANGTYTIPAGNMFAPGTARTRPEIYAMGFRNPFRFSVHPTTGVVYAADYGPDAANDNANRGPGGIVEWNVITSPGFYGWPYCIGDNIPFNDYNFATGQSGSKFNCDRPVNNSPNNTGLTELPAARKAEVWYGNGANGNKFPEMGSPSGGEAPGAFPVYQYDANNPSPTKFPTYFDQTPFFGEWSRNRMWEFRVGQDGKLLKINDFLPNLSFKSPLDMKFGPDGSMYLLEWGSGYGRDNPDSGLYRIDYRSGDRSPIATATGTPTSGSSPLSVRFSSAGSGDPEGGPVTYRWEFGDGGTSTEANPTHTYTARGQFNAKLTVTDVGGKSGVASVIVTSGNTAPTVNLSIPDGGMFGWGDSIPYTVAVTDPEDGTVDCSRVTTTPALGHDQHGHDLAPIPGCSGTLKAETDSAHANLNSFWVAASRYTDNGASGVPALEGSRKVLLQPKRKQLEYFTGSSGVRVVSQSGAESGGRVGDIGNNDWISFTPYHFTGISQVSLRLSSPSGGGSVELRAGSPTGALIATVPVPSTGGWDNYASTPAVNVTNPGGTTELFLVFKTGSANSFDVDSMTFTGAGVGTPGTGGGTGRIVGVGGKCVDVNGSSTADGAKVQLWTCNGGANQTWTRTGQALQALGKCLTVNGGSTADGALVQLWSCNGSAAQNWSPQSDGSLRNNGKCLDATGGSSADGTQLILWTCNGGANQRWTLP; encoded by the coding sequence ATGCGACACAGATTCGCGCGCCTGCTGTCGATCTTAGGTTGCGCGCTGGTGGTGATGGGTCTGGCCGCCGCGCCGGCGCCCGCGCACCCGGAAGGGTTCCACGTCCTGCTGTTCAGCAAGACCGCCTCCGGGGCTTACCGGCACGACTCGATCCCGGCCGGGATCACGATGTTCGAGCAGTTGGCCGCCCAGAACGAGTGGGAGCTGACCAAGAGCGAGGACTCGTCGATCTTCAACGACGCCGCGCTCGCCACGTTCGACGTGGTCGTCATGCTCCAGACCTCCGGCATGGTGTGGGACAACGACGCCCAGCGCGCCGCGGCGCAGAAGTACATGCGCGGCGGTGGCGGTTTCGTCGCCATCCACAACGCCACGGACATGAACGTGGAGCAGCAGTTCCCGTGGTGGGACCAGATGCTCGGCGCGACCATGACCCAGCACTCGGCCACCGTGACCGGCACCGCCAAGGTCGCCGACCGCAAGCACCCGTCCGGCACCGCGCTGCCGGACCGCTGGACGCGCACCGAGGAGTGGTACAACTTCACCCGCTCGGTCCGGGGCAACGCGCACGTGCTGGTGACCGCGGACGAGACGACGTACGACCCCGGTTCGAGCCGGATGGGCTACGACCACCCGATCTCGTGGTGCCGCAACTTCGAGGGCGGCCGGCTGTGGGCCACCGCCATGGGCCACCAGGCGTCCAGCTACTCCGAGCCGTTGTTCCGCGAGCACGTCAAGGGCGGTGTCGAGTCGGCGGGCGGCAAGGTGCAGGCCGACTGCGGGCCCACGGTGTGGAGCAGCTTCGAGAAGGTGGCGCTGGACGACAACACCGTGGGTCCGGCGGAGTTGGACGTCGCGAAGGACGGCCGCGTGTTCTACGCCGAGTACGGCGGCAAGGTGAAGGTCTACAAGCCCGACACCCGCACCACGGTCACCGCGGCCACCCTCAGCGTCTACACCGGCGGTGAGGACGGCCTGACCGGGCTCGCCCTCGACCCGAACTTCGCCACCACGAAGTGGATCTACCTGATGTACTCCCCGGCGGGCGGCGGCGAGGACATCGCCCGGGTCTCCCGGTTCACCGTCAACGGTGACGCGCTGGACCTGTCCAGCGAACGGGTGCTGATGAAGGTGCCGTCGTCGCGGCAGGCGCCGGAACCCGGCCACACGGGCGGGTACATCGCGTTCGGCCCGAACGGCAACCTCTACATCGGCACCGGTGACGACGTCCAGCCGCACCGCTCCGACGGCTACGCGCCGATCGACGAGCGCCCGGGTTGGGCGAGCAACGACGTCCAGGCCACCGCCGCCAACACCAACGACCTGCGCGGCAAGATCCTGCGCATCCACCCGGAGGCCAACGGCACCTACACCATCCCGGCGGGCAACATGTTCGCGCCGGGCACCGCCCGGACCAGGCCCGAGATCTACGCGATGGGCTTCCGCAACCCGTTCCGGTTCTCCGTGCACCCGACCACGGGCGTGGTCTACGCGGCCGACTACGGCCCGGACGCGGCCAACGACAACGCCAACCGCGGGCCCGGCGGGATCGTGGAGTGGAACGTCATCACGTCGCCCGGCTTCTACGGCTGGCCCTACTGCATCGGCGACAACATCCCGTTCAACGACTACAACTTCGCCACCGGCCAGTCGGGCTCGAAGTTCAACTGCGACCGGCCGGTGAACAACTCGCCGAACAACACCGGCCTGACCGAGTTGCCCGCCGCGCGCAAGGCCGAGGTGTGGTACGGCAACGGCGCGAACGGCAACAAGTTCCCGGAGATGGGCAGCCCGTCCGGCGGCGAGGCGCCCGGCGCGTTCCCGGTCTACCAGTACGACGCGAACAACCCGTCGCCCACCAAGTTCCCGACCTACTTCGACCAGACGCCGTTCTTCGGCGAGTGGTCGCGCAACCGGATGTGGGAGTTCCGGGTCGGTCAGGACGGGAAGCTGTTGAAGATCAACGACTTCCTGCCGAACCTGAGCTTCAAGTCACCGCTGGACATGAAGTTCGGCCCGGACGGCTCCATGTACCTGCTGGAGTGGGGTTCGGGGTACGGCCGGGACAACCCGGACTCCGGGCTGTACCGCATCGACTACCGCAGCGGTGACCGCAGTCCGATCGCGACCGCGACGGGCACGCCCACCTCGGGCTCCTCGCCCCTGTCGGTGCGGTTCTCCAGCGCCGGCTCCGGCGACCCCGAGGGCGGGCCGGTGACCTACCGATGGGAGTTCGGCGACGGCGGCACGTCCACCGAGGCCAACCCCACGCACACCTACACGGCGCGGGGGCAGTTCAACGCCAAGCTCACCGTCACCGACGTGGGTGGCAAGTCCGGCGTGGCGAGCGTGATCGTGACCTCGGGCAACACCGCACCGACGGTCAACCTGAGCATCCCGGACGGCGGCATGTTCGGCTGGGGTGACTCGATCCCGTACACCGTCGCGGTCACCGACCCCGAGGACGGCACGGTCGACTGCTCCCGGGTGACCACCACCCCGGCGCTGGGTCACGACCAGCACGGGCACGACCTGGCCCCGATCCCCGGCTGCTCGGGCACGCTGAAGGCCGAGACCGACAGCGCGCACGCCAACCTGAACTCGTTCTGGGTGGCGGCGAGCCGGTACACCGACAACGGGGCGTCCGGCGTGCCCGCCCTGGAAGGCAGCCGCAAGGTCCTGCTGCAACCCAAGCGCAAGCAGCTCGAGTACTTCACCGGCTCCTCCGGCGTGCGGGTCGTGTCCCAGTCCGGGGCGGAGTCCGGCGGGCGGGTCGGCGACATCGGCAACAACGACTGGATCTCGTTCACGCCGTACCACTTCACCGGCATCAGCCAGGTGTCGCTCCGGCTGTCGTCGCCCAGCGGCGGCGGGTCGGTCGAACTGCGCGCCGGTTCGCCGACGGGGGCGCTGATCGCCACGGTCCCGGTCCCGAGCACGGGCGGCTGGGACAACTACGCGAGCACGCCCGCGGTGAACGTCACCAACCCGGGTGGCACCACCGAGCTGTTCCTGGTGTTCAAGACCGGCTCGGCCAACTCCTTCGACGTCGACTCGATGACGTTCACCGGAGCCGGGGTCGGCACTCCGGGCACCGGGGGTGGCACCGGCCGCATCGTCGGCGTCGGCGGCAAGTGCGTCGACGTCAACGGCAGCAGCACCGCCGACGGGGCGAAGGTCCAGCTGTGGACGTGCAACGGCGGCGCCAACCAGACGTGGACGCGCACCGGGCAGGCGCTCCAGGCCCTCGGCAAGTGCCTGACCGTCAACGGCGGCAGCACCGCCGACGGCGCGCTGGTGCAGCTGTGGAGCTGCAACGGCTCGGCGGCGCAGAACTGGTCGCCGCAGTCGGACGGCTCGCTGCGCAACAACGGCAAGTGCCTGGACGCCACCGGCGGCAGCTCGGCCGACGGCACTCAGCTGATCCTCTGGACCTGCAACGGCGGCGCGAACCAGCGGTGGACGCTGCCCTGA
- a CDS encoding PQQ-dependent sugar dehydrogenase — protein MASAALLVAAGVVATVLGSSSPAAAHAVNPADFQQVELARGVGEVGEPMTLAVLPDRSVLHTARNGTLRRTTAAGVTSVIGTVPVYTHDEEGLQGIGVDPGFATNRFIYLFYAPPLNTPGGDAPATGSDFSAWKGVNRLARFTLNADYTLNMGSQVTVLEVATDRGMCCHVGGDIDFDAAGNLYLSTGDDSNPFDSGGYTPIDERTNRNPTYDAQRSAGNTNDLRGKVLRIKVNADGSYSIPAGNLFAPGTPNTRPEIYAMGLRNPFRFNVDKATGAIYLGEYGPDAGTSSTTRGPAGLVEFNRITAAGNFGWPYCVGSNTTAEAYVDYTFPSGPSGSRFNCAAPVNNSPRNTGLGTLPAAKPAWIKYDNCSFAAFGCGSESPMAAPVYRYDAANPSSVKFPAALDGHVFATEFGRRWIKTIDVNADGSAGQVNDFPWRGTQVMDATFGPDGALYVLDYGTGWGSGDASSALYRIEYNPAGNKAPTARAAADRTSGAAPLTVNFSSAGSSDPEGSALSYSWNFGDGTTSTAANPSHTYTANGQYQVTLTVTDSGGRSGAATVSISVGNTAPVVRIDSPANGALFSFGDAVPYTITASDAEDGTIDCTRVKLSYVLGHDSHGHPITTQTGCSGTLQIPVDGEHDTAANLFAVFDAEYTDSGANGQPPVTTHTQHVLQLRHRQAEHYSTQSGTGLYDKAAAEGGRTVGDIQNGDWIAFQPYALGGTTRFTARVSSAGSGGTLSVRTGSPTGPVLGTVTVPVTGGWETFTDVSTSLSNVPTGTVTLYLTFAGGTGTLFDVDSYTFGSSTGTGSGPIVGSSGKCVDVNGGSSADGAKVQLWTCNSGANQRWTLSGSTLRALDKCLDASGTADGAQVRLWTCNGGAGQNWTAGANGSLVNPQSGKCLDANGGSTADGTQLIVWSCHGGANQRWTLP, from the coding sequence GTGGCGAGTGCCGCCCTCCTCGTTGCCGCCGGCGTGGTGGCGACGGTGCTCGGCTCCTCGTCGCCCGCCGCCGCGCACGCGGTCAACCCCGCCGACTTCCAGCAGGTCGAGCTGGCCCGGGGGGTCGGCGAGGTGGGTGAGCCGATGACGCTCGCCGTGCTACCGGACCGCTCGGTGCTGCACACCGCCCGCAACGGGACGCTGCGCCGCACCACCGCGGCCGGTGTCACGAGCGTGATCGGCACCGTGCCGGTCTACACGCACGACGAAGAAGGACTCCAGGGCATCGGAGTGGACCCCGGCTTCGCCACCAACCGGTTCATCTACCTGTTCTACGCGCCGCCGCTGAACACACCGGGCGGCGACGCGCCGGCCACCGGGTCGGACTTCTCCGCGTGGAAGGGCGTCAACCGGCTCGCCCGGTTCACCCTGAACGCCGACTACACGCTCAACATGGGCAGCCAGGTCACCGTGCTGGAGGTGGCGACCGACCGGGGCATGTGCTGCCACGTCGGCGGTGACATCGACTTCGACGCGGCGGGCAACCTGTACCTGTCCACCGGTGACGACTCCAACCCGTTCGACTCCGGCGGCTACACCCCGATCGACGAGCGGACCAACCGCAACCCCACCTACGACGCGCAGCGCAGCGCCGGCAACACCAACGACCTGCGCGGCAAGGTGCTGCGGATCAAGGTGAACGCCGACGGGTCGTACTCGATCCCGGCCGGCAACCTGTTCGCACCCGGCACGCCGAACACCCGGCCGGAGATCTACGCCATGGGCCTGCGCAACCCGTTCCGCTTCAACGTGGACAAGGCGACCGGCGCCATCTACCTGGGCGAGTACGGGCCGGACGCGGGCACGAGCAGCACCACGCGCGGTCCCGCCGGCCTGGTGGAGTTCAACCGGATCACCGCGGCGGGCAACTTCGGGTGGCCGTACTGCGTCGGCTCGAACACCACGGCCGAGGCCTACGTCGACTACACGTTCCCGTCCGGCCCGTCCGGGAGCCGGTTCAACTGCGCCGCCCCGGTCAACAACTCGCCGCGCAACACCGGCCTGGGCACCCTGCCCGCCGCGAAGCCGGCGTGGATCAAGTACGACAACTGCTCGTTCGCCGCGTTCGGCTGCGGCTCGGAGTCGCCCATGGCCGCCCCGGTCTACCGGTACGACGCGGCCAACCCGTCGTCGGTCAAGTTCCCGGCCGCGTTGGACGGGCACGTGTTCGCCACCGAGTTCGGCCGGCGCTGGATCAAGACCATCGACGTCAACGCCGACGGGTCGGCCGGCCAGGTCAACGACTTCCCGTGGCGCGGCACGCAGGTCATGGACGCCACCTTCGGCCCGGACGGCGCGCTGTACGTGCTGGACTACGGCACCGGCTGGGGCAGCGGCGACGCCAGCTCCGCGCTCTACCGGATCGAGTACAACCCGGCCGGGAACAAGGCGCCGACCGCCCGCGCCGCCGCCGACCGCACCTCGGGCGCCGCGCCGCTGACGGTGAACTTCTCGTCGGCCGGTTCCTCGGACCCCGAGGGCAGCGCGTTGAGCTACTCGTGGAACTTCGGTGACGGCACGACGTCCACGGCCGCCAACCCGAGCCACACCTACACCGCCAACGGCCAGTACCAGGTCACCCTCACGGTGACCGACAGCGGCGGCCGCTCCGGCGCCGCCACGGTGTCGATCTCGGTCGGCAACACCGCGCCGGTGGTCCGGATCGACTCGCCGGCCAACGGTGCCCTGTTCAGCTTCGGCGACGCCGTGCCGTACACCATCACCGCGTCGGACGCGGAGGACGGCACGATCGACTGCACCAGGGTGAAGCTGAGCTACGTGCTCGGCCACGACAGCCACGGGCACCCGATCACCACGCAGACCGGCTGTTCGGGCACCCTGCAGATCCCGGTGGACGGCGAGCACGACACGGCGGCGAACCTGTTCGCGGTGTTCGACGCCGAGTACACCGACTCGGGCGCGAACGGCCAGCCGCCGGTGACCACGCACACGCAGCACGTGCTGCAACTGCGGCACCGCCAGGCCGAGCACTACTCGACCCAGTCCGGCACCGGCCTGTACGACAAGGCCGCCGCCGAGGGCGGTCGAACCGTCGGCGACATCCAGAACGGCGACTGGATCGCGTTCCAGCCGTACGCGCTGGGCGGGACCACCCGGTTCACCGCACGGGTGTCGTCGGCCGGCTCGGGCGGCACGCTGTCGGTGCGCACCGGCTCGCCCACCGGACCGGTGCTCGGCACGGTGACCGTGCCGGTGACCGGCGGCTGGGAGACGTTCACCGACGTGTCCACGTCCCTGTCCAACGTGCCGACCGGGACCGTGACGCTGTACCTCACGTTCGCCGGCGGCACGGGCACGCTCTTCGACGTGGACTCCTACACGTTCGGCTCGTCCACGGGCACCGGGTCCGGGCCGATCGTCGGTTCCTCGGGCAAGTGCGTGGACGTCAACGGCGGCAGCTCGGCCGACGGCGCGAAGGTGCAGCTGTGGACGTGCAACAGCGGCGCGAACCAGCGTTGGACGCTGAGCGGGTCGACCCTGCGGGCGCTGGACAAGTGCCTGGACGCGTCCGGCACGGCCGACGGTGCCCAGGTCCGGCTGTGGACGTGCAACGGCGGCGCCGGCCAGAACTGGACGGCGGGCGCGAACGGGTCGCTGGTGAACCCGCAGTCGGGCAAGTGCCTGGACGCCAACGGCGGCAGCACGGCGGACGGCACGCAGTTGATCGTCTGGAGCTGCCACGGCGGCGCCAACCAGCGCTGGACCCTGCCGTGA
- a CDS encoding glycosyl hydrolase family 95 catalytic domain-containing protein, whose translation MTELPRRRLMQLGAAGAGALLAQGGWTAVARAGSTAPPEVRAVDDLALWYDQQAGSEWLRALPVGNGRLGAMVFGNVDTERLQLNEDTVWAGGPHDYTNTQGASALAEIRRLVFANRWTEAQALIDRAMLGSPAAQLAYQTVGDLRLVFPAANGLSGYQRWLDLTTATTAVTYVANNVRHRREVIASAPDQVIAVRLTAETPGSISFTASFSTPQRATASSPDGTTIGLDGRSGDHRGIAGSVRFLVLAKAIAEGGTTSSSGGTLRVANATSVTLLISIGTSYVDYRNVSGDYQAIARGRLNGAQGTPYDVLRTRHVADYRNLFARTTIDLGRTAAADQPTDVRIARHGTTVDPQFSALLFQYGRYLLISSSRPGTQPANLQGIWNDQLTPAWDSKYTLNANLPMNYWPTDSTNLAECYEPVFRMITDLTTTGARTARAQYGAGGWVTHHNTDGWRGSSVVDGALWGMWQTGGAWLATMIWDHYLFTGDVDFLRTYYPALKGSAQFFLDTLVEEPTLKWLVTNPSNSPELPHHANASVCAGPTMDMQILRDLFEGCARASEVLGVDADFRSRVRATAQRLAPTRVGSRGNIMEWLYDWVETEPNHRHVSHLYGLHPGNEITKRGTPQLFEAARRTLQLRGDAGTGWSLAWKINFWARLEEGGRAHDLIRSLVTPERLAPNMFDLHPPFQIDGNFGATSGIAEMLLHSHNGELHLLPALPPAWPTGEVDGLRGRGGYTVGAAWSGGWATELTVTPDRDGEVRVRNRVFAGTYELRDVTSGALVQPERVEPDLIRFTGQARHTYRVTSQGRPPLVEPGVDYHLVAQHSGKRADVNAASTAAGALLVQWPATTGLNQRFDFLPTGDHYRVRARHSGLVLQVSGTATGADITQQRDAGTPNQLWRLVDHGGGVVSLVNQQSGLAMDVWSASTADGARISQWTVTGSANQRFLLQRA comes from the coding sequence ATGACGGAACTGCCACGTAGGCGACTGATGCAGCTCGGCGCGGCGGGCGCCGGTGCCCTGCTCGCGCAGGGTGGTTGGACGGCGGTGGCCCGTGCCGGGTCGACCGCGCCGCCGGAGGTGCGCGCGGTCGACGACCTGGCGCTGTGGTACGACCAGCAGGCCGGCTCGGAGTGGCTCCGCGCGCTGCCGGTCGGCAACGGCCGCCTCGGCGCGATGGTCTTCGGCAACGTCGACACCGAGCGGTTGCAGCTCAACGAGGACACGGTCTGGGCGGGCGGGCCGCACGACTACACCAACACGCAGGGCGCGAGCGCCCTGGCCGAGATCAGGCGGCTGGTGTTCGCGAACCGGTGGACGGAGGCGCAGGCCCTCATCGACCGGGCGATGCTGGGCAGTCCGGCCGCCCAGCTCGCCTACCAGACCGTCGGCGACCTCAGGCTCGTGTTCCCGGCGGCGAACGGGCTGTCGGGCTACCAGCGGTGGCTCGACCTGACCACCGCCACGACGGCGGTGACGTACGTGGCGAACAACGTGCGGCACCGGCGCGAGGTGATCGCCAGTGCGCCCGACCAGGTGATCGCCGTGCGCCTGACGGCCGAGACGCCGGGCTCCATCTCGTTCACCGCGTCGTTCAGCACGCCGCAGCGGGCCACGGCGTCGAGCCCGGACGGCACGACCATCGGGTTGGACGGCCGGTCCGGCGACCACCGCGGCATCGCGGGGTCGGTCCGGTTCCTGGTCCTGGCCAAGGCGATCGCCGAGGGCGGCACGACCAGCAGCTCCGGGGGCACGCTCCGGGTGGCCAACGCCACCAGCGTGACGCTGCTGATCTCGATCGGCACCAGCTACGTCGACTACCGCAACGTGAGCGGCGACTACCAGGCCATCGCCCGCGGGCGGCTCAACGGCGCGCAGGGCACCCCGTACGACGTGCTGCGCACCCGGCACGTGGCCGACTACCGGAACCTGTTCGCGCGGACCACGATCGACCTGGGCCGCACCGCGGCGGCGGACCAGCCGACCGACGTCCGGATCGCCCGCCACGGCACGACCGTCGACCCGCAGTTCTCGGCCCTGCTCTTCCAGTACGGCCGGTACCTGCTGATCTCGTCGTCCCGGCCGGGCACCCAGCCGGCCAACCTCCAGGGCATCTGGAACGACCAGCTCACCCCGGCGTGGGACTCGAAGTACACCCTCAACGCGAACCTGCCGATGAACTACTGGCCGACCGACTCGACGAACCTCGCCGAGTGCTACGAACCGGTGTTCCGCATGATCACCGACCTCACCACGACGGGCGCCCGCACCGCGCGGGCCCAGTACGGTGCCGGCGGCTGGGTCACCCACCACAACACCGACGGGTGGCGGGGCTCCTCGGTCGTGGACGGCGCGCTGTGGGGCATGTGGCAGACCGGCGGTGCGTGGCTCGCCACCATGATCTGGGACCACTACCTGTTCACCGGGGACGTGGACTTCCTGCGCACCTACTACCCCGCGCTGAAGGGCTCGGCCCAGTTCTTCCTCGACACCCTGGTGGAGGAGCCGACGCTGAAGTGGCTGGTCACCAACCCGTCGAACTCCCCCGAGCTGCCGCACCACGCGAACGCCAGCGTCTGCGCGGGCCCCACGATGGACATGCAGATCCTGCGCGACCTGTTCGAGGGCTGCGCCCGCGCCTCGGAGGTGCTCGGCGTCGACGCCGACTTCCGCAGCCGCGTCCGCGCGACGGCGCAGCGGCTCGCGCCGACGCGGGTCGGCTCCCGCGGGAACATCATGGAGTGGCTCTACGACTGGGTCGAGACCGAGCCGAACCACCGGCACGTGTCGCACCTGTACGGCCTGCACCCCGGCAACGAGATCACCAAGCGCGGCACGCCGCAGCTGTTCGAGGCGGCCCGGCGGACCCTGCAGCTGCGCGGCGACGCCGGCACCGGGTGGTCCCTGGCCTGGAAGATCAACTTCTGGGCCAGGTTGGAGGAGGGCGGCCGGGCGCACGACCTGATCCGCTCGCTGGTGACGCCCGAGCGGCTCGCGCCGAACATGTTCGACCTGCACCCGCCGTTCCAGATCGACGGCAACTTCGGCGCGACCTCCGGCATCGCGGAGATGCTGCTGCACAGCCACAACGGCGAGCTGCACCTGCTGCCCGCGCTGCCGCCGGCGTGGCCCACCGGCGAGGTCGACGGCCTGCGTGGCCGCGGCGGGTACACGGTGGGCGCCGCGTGGAGCGGCGGCTGGGCCACGGAGCTCACCGTCACCCCGGACCGCGACGGCGAGGTCCGGGTCCGCAACCGGGTGTTCGCCGGGACCTACGAGCTGCGTGACGTGACCAGCGGTGCCCTGGTCCAGCCGGAGCGGGTGGAACCGGACCTGATCAGGTTCACCGGGCAGGCCCGCCACACCTACCGCGTGACCTCCCAGGGTCGGCCGCCGCTGGTCGAGCCCGGCGTGGACTACCACCTCGTCGCGCAGCACAGCGGCAAGCGGGCCGACGTCAACGCCGCCTCGACCGCGGCCGGCGCGCTCCTGGTCCAGTGGCCCGCCACGACCGGCCTCAACCAGCGGTTCGACTTCCTGCCGACCGGCGACCACTACCGCGTCCGGGCCCGGCACAGCGGCCTGGTGCTCCAGGTCTCGGGCACCGCCACCGGCGCGGACATCACCCAGCAGCGTGACGCCGGGACGCCGAACCAGCTGTGGCGGCTGGTCGACCACGGCGGCGGGGTGGTGAGCCTGGTCAACCAGCAGAGCGGCCTGGCGATGGACGTGTGGTCGGCCTCGACGGCCGACGGCGCCCGCATCTCCCAGTGGACCGTCACCGGCAGCGCCAACCAGCGCTTCCTGCTCCAGCGCGCCTGA
- a CDS encoding FadR/GntR family transcriptional regulator, whose protein sequence is MTDGALVPDSPDGRSDTTPAPGPYRPGYELVAEQILQLIAEFELRPGDRMPTENELAARMGTSRTVVREAVKILSAIGRVRAHKGRGLYVADDEGMLGSSRWGGFFLPTNLDHVYMLFEFRRVQETAASRLAATHATPAELRAIGAAAETCRQGHLTGQPALFARGDEDFHLAVAEASHNQFLVASVREARRLQHQSSTIALHGTIGGHASEAVEEHLAIYHAIRDGDADAAAAAAGVHIDNTLLDYRREIQRRLFG, encoded by the coding sequence TTGACGGATGGCGCACTCGTGCCGGACAGCCCGGACGGGCGGTCGGACACCACCCCGGCGCCCGGTCCGTACCGACCGGGCTACGAGCTCGTCGCGGAGCAGATCCTCCAGCTGATCGCCGAGTTCGAGCTGCGCCCCGGCGACCGGATGCCGACCGAGAACGAGCTGGCCGCGCGGATGGGCACCAGCCGCACGGTCGTGCGGGAAGCCGTCAAGATCCTCTCCGCGATCGGGCGGGTGCGGGCGCACAAGGGGCGCGGCCTCTACGTGGCCGACGACGAGGGCATGCTCGGGTCGTCCCGGTGGGGCGGGTTCTTCCTGCCGACCAACCTCGACCACGTCTACATGCTCTTCGAGTTCCGCCGCGTCCAGGAGACCGCGGCCAGCCGACTGGCCGCGACCCACGCCACCCCCGCCGAGCTGCGCGCCATCGGCGCCGCCGCCGAGACCTGCCGCCAGGGCCACCTGACCGGTCAGCCCGCCCTGTTCGCCCGCGGCGACGAGGACTTCCACCTCGCCGTCGCCGAGGCGTCCCACAACCAGTTCCTCGTCGCCTCCGTGCGCGAAGCCCGCCGCCTGCAGCACCAGTCCAGCACCATCGCGTTGCACGGCACCATCGGCGGGCACGCGTCCGAGGCGGTCGAGGAGCACCTGGCGATCTACCACGCGATCCGCGACGGGGACGCCGACGCCGCCGCGGCCGCCGCCGGCGTCCACATCGACAACACGCTGCTCGACTACCGCCGCGAGATCCAGCGCCGCCTCTTCGGCTGA